The bacterium DNA segment TAAAATAGAAATACTCAACTTCCGGGCCTACATGATAAGTATAGCCCATCTTCTTTGCCTTCTCCAGGTTCTTCTTCAGAATATAACGGGGATCTCCTTCATATGGAGAACCATCGGGATTCAGTATATCACAGAACATTCTACCTACAGCACCTCTGTTCTTTCCTCCTTGAGTTTCTGAGCGTTCTGAAGAAAGCTCTACAGGGAGAATCTGGAATGTTGAGGGGTCGGGCAGAGCTACAAGGTCGCTCTCAAAAATTCTGGCGAAGCCTTCAATTGAAGACCCATCAAAACCCATGCCACCCTCTAAGGCTCTGGATAATTCCCTCTCTGTAATTGCCACACTCTTCAACTGTCCAAGAATGTCTGTAAACCAGAGGCGAATAAACTTGACTCCCTTTTCCTTTACCACCTTCAACACATCTTTTCCAGTCATAATTTCTCTCCTTTAATTTCTATCTTAGGAGTAGCAGAGATTGCTCTGCGTTATTAACGCGAAACAAGTTTCGCTACTCCAAAAGACTGTGGAGTAGCAGACTTCAGTCTGCGTCTTAAGACGTCCCGATAAATCGGGGCTATTCCAATAACGTTAGAAGTGGACCCTACACTCCATGGTCGTTCTTTTAGTCGGCTTACCGTTAGCGTCGAAAGTCTGCCTATGGATAACGACCAAAGTTATATGAGGGTCAACGTGGTATCCCACTTCCATAGTAAGGATACTATTGAGTCCTTTAACCTTAATTAAATCTTCCCACGTGTCTGCATTCCGTTTATCATAAGAAAATAGAAGGCTGAACTTATTCATCAATAGTGAAGGATGAACCATCATAGTAGCCCTGAGGTGGGGATATATATCCGTGGGGTCGTGATTGTAATCTTCGAATGAGGCTGAGAGAGTAATTCTATTTAGAATATTATAAGCAAGTTCAACATAAGGTCCCATCTTTATCGGCTTTCTCGTTGAGGGAATTCCCGATGCTTTGTCCTCTCTTCTATCAACTTCATAATATGAATCGAAATAGGAAGCGATGAAGTTGTTTTCCAGTCTCCTGAATTCTAACCGATAACTTATCCCCACTAATATGCCTCCCATAAAACCCAGGGCCCAACCCTTTCCTCCATCAAGAGAAGGAGGATTATTATATTCTGTATACTTCTTTCCCAGGTTCATCTGGGCAAAATCTATATAGGATAAGATAGAGATAACAGGGTGTTCCAGTAGGGGAAAGTCCAAATCTGCCCCAAAGACTGTAATTTGGTCATCCTCAGTAGACCTCTTGGCGTCGGGGTCCTGATCATTAACGCAGGTGAATCCCACACCAAGCCTGGGCAGAAGGGGAACGTAGGAATTATAGAATGGTCTATAATATACCCGGCCTCCGTAAACCTCTGCCCGGACAATATTGTTGAAGAAAGATTCAAAGCCATGAGTGCCCCGATCGAGGTCCAACTCGAACCCAATCTTTTTTATATCTGGATAACGAAGCATATTGGTATAGTGCGCTATTATCAATCCGTGCCCCAGTGTCACGTCTCCAAATCCGCCCACATAAACATAAACTGGGTCATACTTATGACCATAACGCGCATACCAGACTTTCTCTATAGTTTTACTCCAGGTCCAGTCTTCTTTCCTGAGGTGACTATTTTCATCAAAATAGAACTCCAGGTTCAAACCAAAACCAAATTTCCCAATAGTAAGTTCGGGCTGTAAAGATAATTTATTGTAGATTTTCTGGTCTCCTGTTTCGAGGTCAGTCAATATTATGGTTCCGAAACTTCCATACATATCAAAAGAGGTCTCTGTAGATTCTCCTCCCATTGGTTCTTCCTCGTGGGGAGATATTTCTCGTCCCTCTACCTCCCCATAGGGGGTTTCAATTTCTTCTGCATATATATAAGTCCGTTTAGCGGAAGAGAATATTGCTATTCCCAGCAATGACAACAGAATGGGGAAGATTAATTTTTTCCTCATCTCAATTCCATGACTTGAGTTCTAAATTGGCTTCAGCCTCAAGAGACTTAAATGGCCTAGCCACACTATAATCCATCTTATAATATCCCACACAACCAATCATTACTGCATTATCCGTACACAATGCTGGTGGTGGATAGTAAAGTTCTATTCCGTTTTTTTCTGCCCGATTTTTGAAAACATCACGCAGGTGAGAATTTGAAGCCACTCCTCCTCCCAAAACGAGTTTCTTGGTCCTTTTCTCTTCTATCGCACAAAAAGTATTTTCCACCAGCGCCTTAATGGCAGCTCGCTGGAAGCAAACAGCAATATCGGCAATTGACTGGGACTCTGTTGGCAATTTATGATTTTTGACAAAATTTACCACAGCAGTCTTAAGTCCGCTAAAACTGAAATCTAAAGAGTCGTCTTTCATGTGAGCCAGAGGAAATTTAATAGCTTCAGCGTTTCCTTTTCGGGAAATTTCATCAATTATTGGCCCACCGGGATAGCCCAGATGGAGAAGCTTGGCAACCTTATCAAAAGATTCTCCCACAGCGTCGTCCCTGGTGCGTCCCAACAATTCATATTTTCCGTAATCCTCCACGAAGACTAAATCAGAATGGCCCCCGGATACAACCAGGGCAATAAAAGGAGGCAGGAGCTTCTCAGTTTTAAATTTATTTTCGGGATGTTTTAAAAAATTAGAAAAAATATGTCCTTCTATATGATTAACCCCAATCAAGGGCAACTCAAAAGCATAGGCTATAGCCTTAGCATTAGCCAAACCAATCAATAGTGATGCCACCAAGCCAGGTCCATTGGTAACCGCAATGCCGTCTAACTCCTTAAAAGAGTATCCTGCTTGGGAAAGTGCTTGTTCTATAACGAAATTGATTGTCTCCAGATGTTTACGAGAAGCAAGTTCAGGAACAACTCCCCCATATTTCCTGTGGATATCAATCTGGGAAGAGACCACATTGGACAACATCCTTCGACCATCTTCCACCACGCTGGCAGCCGTCTCATCACAGGAAGTCTCAATACCCAAAACTAACATAAGTTCTCCCTCAATTATTGTAGTTGTCCCGATGAATCGGGACGAAGCTCTACATCAGTGTAGGGGCGACACTCCGTGGTCGCCCGAAGGAGGGACGGCACGGAGTCCGTCCCCTACAGAGGCAGCAAAGCTTACGCTTTGCTGCTACAAAAAGCAAATGTATCTACAGATAAAATTGGGATAGTCACTGTTTCTTTAATAATTCCGATAGACTCACAAATTCAATTCCGTCTTCTTTGAATTTAGGAATGTACTCTGATAAGGCATCAGAAGTAAATTTCCTCTGGACATGACCAATAGCTATCCCTGTGCCAGACTTGAGAACTCTACGACGTAACTTCTCCAGTTGGCGGCAGACAGACTTGTATTCGTCCTTTGTATCCAAAAAAACATGGTTAGAAAGCGCTGGCATTCCCAATTCCCGGGCAACCTCTTCGCCCACTGAGTGCACAGAAGTATTGGAATCGAAGAAGAAGAGCCCTTCTCTTTTCAGAACACTCAGAGCTTCTTTCATCTTTTCACGATTAGCTGTGAAGCGAGAACCCTCATGGTTACTGACACCAGAAACTCCAGGAACAGTTTTAAGGTCTTTCAGGATAGTACTTTCTATTTGAGAAGAGCCCATTGAGACCAATAATGCTCCCAACCCGGGATCGGTCTCGGGATAGCCCTCAGGCTCCATAGGTAGGTGGAGAATTGTCTCATACCCTGAATTCTTAAGTTCCCTGGCAAGGAGAGTAGAATATGGAAGTTGAGGCAGAATGGCGAAGTTCAATGGTATATCCAGACGCAGGAAATTCTTTACCAGGTCTTTTCGTTGGCCGAGGTCATCAATTACAATGCTGACTCTATACTTAGCCAAAGGGTAACGGAGAAGGAGATTTTGCATCACTAATGAACGCTTTCCAATTTTCATACTCAGCAAATCCCCTTTATCGCTTAGTTCTACCTCATAAAGCTCAGCTCTTATCTGCCTCAGGGAATCGGCAAGCGATTTTTGGTAATTTTCCATATCGATTTCCCGGGAAACTCGAACCTCCTTAGTCACCGAGACCCAGGAAACATTGTCTTTCTTCTTTTCTTCTCTATAAATTTTTATTAAATCTTTAGGAGTAACTCCTAATTTTACCAGTTCTTCATTAACTACTGCGTCGATCTGTTGAGAGAAATTTGTATAGTCAACAGGTCTAATTTTAAAATAGTAGTAGAGTGCGCCAGCCAGAGCGAGAGTTATAATTATAAATACAGCTATCTTTTTGCTTTTCTTTTTCTTTCTGGGCACCTTCTTACTTTTCTTTTTCTTTCTCTTTCTGGGCATCTCCTTCTACTCCTTCCAATATTTCTTCGACTCCTCTCTCTATTTCAGAGAACCTCTCCTGGGCCAATAAGATTTCCTTTGCCCGTTCAATTTGTGGATCTTTTATCTTTTCTTTTTCTTCCTCTTTTTTGACTTCCTTGGGCAAACCGTATATTTTCTCTTTCTGCGTCATAAGCTTTGCCATAGTCTCCAGAGGGACTTCCACAACGATATCCGGAATGATTCCGATATCGTGGATTAAACGCCCATTGGGGGTATAATACTTAGCAGTAGTCAATCTCAAACCAGAGCCATCCGATAAAGGCATCAAACTCTGCACAGAAGCCTTGCCGAACGTCTTCTCTCCCAAAATAATGCCTCTCTTCCAATCCTGAACACATCCTGCTACAATCTCTGACCCCGAAGCCGAACCCCTATTCACTAAAATTACCAACGGTAGCTTCTCATGTTTAGCTTTCTTTTCAGCAAAAAATTTAATTACCTGCTCCTCACTACGGCCCTGAGTATAAACAATCAATTTTCCGTCGCCGATAAAATTCCTACAAATCTCTACGGCAGTAGCTAATAATCCTCCGGGATTATACCTCAAATCGAGAATTAAACTCTTCATTCCTTGCTTCCTCAATTTTTTCCAGCCCTTATCAAACTCATTAGGTGTCTCCTTGGAGAATTCAGTCAATTCAATATAACCTATCTTATCAGTGAGCATCTTAGCATCGGGAACGCTTTCTATCTTTATTATCGCTCTGGTTATAGTAAAGTCTATTAAATCTTTTTCTCCCTCTCGAAAAATGGAGATGGTAACTTTTGTCCCCGGCTTTCCCCGCAAAAGATTAACTGCCTCAGAAAGTGTAATATCTTTGGTGTCCTTATCTTCGATTTTCATTATCATATCCCCGGGCAAAATACCTAATTCATAGGCTGGTGTCCTGGGAAGGGGAGTAGCCACAATCAACCTTCCTTCCCGGATAGCAATCCTTATGCCTAATCCTCCGAATTTTCCTTCGGTTTCAGATTTCATCATCTGATGAGCCGTAGGGTCCATAAATTGAGAGAAAGGGTCTAATTTGCTCACTATCCCTTCACAAGCGCCGTAAATCAATTTCTCAGCATCTACAGGTTCCACATAGTTATCCCTGACCAATGTGAACACTTCGCTCAACAATTTTATCTGCTCATAGATCTCGCCTCCCTTTCCTACCACACCTTGAATAGCTTTACTGTTAACTATTACTAAAGAAAATAGCAAAAATAAACCTAATCCTAAACTCCACAAAATTTTCCTTTTCTTAAACATTTCTTTTCCTCCTATTCTTTAAAGATACCAGTTTTATTTCTGTCCTGATTCATCGGGATAGGCACAAATTCAATTTGTGCAAACTTTTATTATACTATACTAAAAATTACCATGTCTGTAAAGGATTATCAATGTGCAATAATTTGCTATCCCTTCAAAATCATACAACATTTTATAATAAGCTCTGCATCATCTCTATATTTTTTCTGGAAGTTTCCCTCAATTTTGCTACTCTGGGAGAGAGTTGTTCAAGGAATTTCCGGCGATTTGCCAAAATTTCGCGCACTTTTCCAGCTATTTCAACAGCGGGAACCGCCATATCTATTGCTTTATAACCTAATAGCTCCAAAAAGCCTTCCACTTTGGGGTCGTAGAGGGGATGAGTCTTGGGTAAAGAGATGGCCACAAAAGGCTTCCCCAAAAGGCACGCTAAAATAATTGAATGGAGCCGCATCCCCAGTATCAAATCTATCTTATTATAAAACTCAAACAGGTCTTCAACGTCCTGCCAGAGAAGTAATTGGTAATTATTCGTTCTGTTTCCTATTATATCTTTACTTATCTTCAAGTCTTCCCATCTATGGAAAGGTATAAAGATAATCTTCGATTCAATCTTTCTTACCAGTTCATCACATATCTCTCTAACCCTCTCTCTAAATCTCTCATTCTTTCCCCATCCCTGGAGACAGACTCCAATAGTGGGTTGCTCATTAATAACTACCTCTTTTGTGAACGCGAATCTGTCCAAATTGAACAGCGGGTCAGGAACAATAGAAACTGAAAGGTTCTCATTCAGTTTTCCCAGTTCAAATTTCGACAATTCGTCCCGAACAGTAATTAAATCCACAAACCCAAGAATTATTCCCGTAACCTTTCTACTAATTCTCCTTCTGATCGGTCCCACACCCTGAGAGATAAGAAAAACCTTCTTGAAAAATAGCTTAGCCAATAGAATCAATCCCAGATAATAATAGATACTCCAGCTACTGGTAAGGTCTTGCAAAAGCCCTCCTCCACCAAAAACAAATAGGTCTGTGCGAAAAATTGCAAGGGCTACCCTTAGAGAGTTCCAGCGATTTATTGCTTTTACTTTGTAGTTTCTGCCAGTTTTGGATGGATTTCTAGAGAGGATAGTAATCTCTATTTTGTTATTGAACCTTTTAAATTCGTTCAGCAAAGAGAAGAGAATCAACTCATCACCACCATTATCGAAACCATAATAGCCAGCCACCAGAATTCTATTTACCATTTTCCAATCACTTCATCCTAACACGTCTATTTGGTCAGGAAAAAGATAGTTTGTGAAGATTTTAGGAATTTTAGCCAAAAAACAAAGACGGCTCCTTCTCTTACAAGCAAATCATTGTCCGATCCCGATTTATCGGGAGAGTTTTGATTTGCGCCCTGCAGAGTCTGAAGTTTTTTGGCGTTAAGAAATTCCTTAGTGATGAACAAACTATCTTTTAATTCCTGATCCTTTCCCCTGTGCTCCTTCGCACAATGCTGACCAATAAGATTCCTATTATTATCCCTAACCAAACGCCATTTATTGTCCTGGTTAAAGAAATAACCAATGGCGTATGGGCATGGCAAAAACTATTTACTATAGAGACCTGTCCGATCAAACCGAAAATAACGAACGATTGCCAGCTCTTTGTTTTTAGTCCTAATTTTTCTTTTTTCCCAGACTTGCCTTTCAAATATAGGTATATTCCCAGAATCATTAGAGGATGTCCAATAAAGAACTCTTTTATTCTCGGTCGAACAATAAGTAATTTTTCAAGAATTTCCCTTGCTCTGCTTTCTATTTCCCAGAGAAACGGTCCGGGATAATTTCCGCTCCTCAGGAGAAGCACAATTGCCCCCAAAGCTAAAATGGAAAAGATTAACAGGTGTCTAAATTCGACTTTTCTGGATAGAAATTCCGATACTTTACCTACATAAAAACGGATTAACCCTTTTTCTTTGAGAGATTGCTCTCCCCATCCAGACAGAAGGAACAACCCCATTATCAACGGGAGGATAAAAGAAGCCTTCACCCCTCGAAACTGGTGAACTTTCAACATAAAGTCTAAACGACTGAGTAAACAAGCAATTAGAAGTCCACCAAAGATAGTAGTAATGGTTACTTTAAGGAAAAGCCAAACGGCTCGTGAGATATTCCCTTCTTTACGAATCCTCATTATTGACGACTCAGGAAGAAGTAATCCAAAAGTTAGCGCTAAAAGAGGGAAAGAGAGAGCGGCAATTAGAGCTACAATCTGAATGAACAGTCTCTCTTGCCAGAAAAAAAGTATTAGTGCCAGAGAAGTAAATAGATAGAAATAGTAAAAACTTAAAGAAACAGATCTATAGAGAGAAATTAACCAGAGGGGAAGTATTAAGATAACTAAAAAAATTGGCAGGCGAATCAAGTTGAGTGAAGCTGGGAGAGGCTTAAATGGTTGCGAGAAACCAATCTTAAAGTTACTTCCTAAAATAGCCGCTTTAATTCCTCTAATGTAATCGAGATGGGATTGAATTTGTAAATTCTCACTACTTCCTGAGACGAAAGGCAAACGAATATAGAGTAGTCTAACATTCCTTTCTTTGACAGCTCTCTGGAAGCGGGTAATCAATCTGGAGACATCCAGCCCACCACTCTGTTTAATAGCAACAACCTCTTCCGGTGAAATAGAGTATACTCTAACTATTTTCTGATATAGGTTTTTGGTTACTTCGCCCAAGCCATCCTGATTCAAGAACTCGACAATACCCAACTTAACCCCTTTTATATCCAATTGTCTCCTCACTGAATTTAAAAAGTCCGGATAACCTAAGATACTATCTCCGGAAAAGATAACTGTCGATATATTTCTCCAATCGCTTACAGTAGAAAAGAGAGTCTGTATGGAAGCTTCACTAATAAAGGGTCCATTCGTGAGAAGTAAAATGCTTTTTAACCCATAACTGGTTATCCTTTCTATTTTTTCTGTTAAAAAACCTATCCCTATCCGGGAAATCTCTCCTTCCTCCATTCCGTAAACACTCAGGACCGTTAGAGGTCTCTCATACGAATCCCCTTCGATTCTGTTAACTTTTTTCTTGCCCAGTTTTTCGACCAGTACTCTCTCTATCTTTTCTCCCAGAGCAAAATCACTGGTTACAATAAAAGTATATTTCTCAATATCCTGTTTGATTAAATCTTTAAGGAAAACAGATTGAACTGGGGCCAAATACTGGGACTTCTTCACCTCCTCT contains these protein-coding regions:
- the csaB gene encoding polysaccharide pyruvyl transferase CsaB, whose translation is MVNRILVAGYYGFDNGGDELILFSLLNEFKRFNNKIEITILSRNPSKTGRNYKVKAINRWNSLRVALAIFRTDLFVFGGGGLLQDLTSSWSIYYYLGLILLAKLFFKKVFLISQGVGPIRRRISRKVTGIILGFVDLITVRDELSKFELGKLNENLSVSIVPDPLFNLDRFAFTKEVVINEQPTIGVCLQGWGKNERFRERVREICDELVRKIESKIIFIPFHRWEDLKISKDIIGNRTNNYQLLLWQDVEDLFEFYNKIDLILGMRLHSIILACLLGKPFVAISLPKTHPLYDPKVEGFLELLGYKAIDMAVPAVEIAGKVREILANRRKFLEQLSPRVAKLRETSRKNIEMMQSLL
- the tsaD gene encoding tRNA (adenosine(37)-N6)-threonylcarbamoyltransferase complex transferase subunit TsaD, yielding MLVLGIETSCDETAASVVEDGRRMLSNVVSSQIDIHRKYGGVVPELASRKHLETINFVIEQALSQAGYSFKELDGIAVTNGPGLVASLLIGLANAKAIAYAFELPLIGVNHIEGHIFSNFLKHPENKFKTEKLLPPFIALVVSGGHSDLVFVEDYGKYELLGRTRDDAVGESFDKVAKLLHLGYPGGPIIDEISRKGNAEAIKFPLAHMKDDSLDFSFSGLKTAVVNFVKNHKLPTESQSIADIAVCFQRAAIKALVENTFCAIEEKRTKKLVLGGGVASNSHLRDVFKNRAEKNGIELYYPPPALCTDNAVMIGCVGYYKMDYSVARPFKSLEAEANLELKSWN
- a CDS encoding DUF5693 family protein, producing the protein MMKKKVLIVVLCLSIVSSILVSIIRWRVEVDNRRVEMACDYSELSELCLQWGYDIDAFLWELKEAGINSIVIEEETLDTLSSEGRLTFITGEEVKKSQYLAPVQSVFLKDLIKQDIEKYTFIVTSDFALGEKIERVLVEKLGKKKVNRIEGDSYERPLTVLSVYGMEEGEISRIGIGFLTEKIERITSYGLKSILLLTNGPFISEASIQTLFSTVSDWRNISTVIFSGDSILGYPDFLNSVRRQLDIKGVKLGIVEFLNQDGLGEVTKNLYQKIVRVYSISPEEVVAIKQSGGLDVSRLITRFQRAVKERNVRLLYIRLPFVSGSSENLQIQSHLDYIRGIKAAILGSNFKIGFSQPFKPLPASLNLIRLPIFLVILILPLWLISLYRSVSLSFYYFYLFTSLALILFFWQERLFIQIVALIAALSFPLLALTFGLLLPESSIMRIRKEGNISRAVWLFLKVTITTIFGGLLIACLLSRLDFMLKVHQFRGVKASFILPLIMGLFLLSGWGEQSLKEKGLIRFYVGKVSEFLSRKVEFRHLLIFSILALGAIVLLLRSGNYPGPFLWEIESRAREILEKLLIVRPRIKEFFIGHPLMILGIYLYLKGKSGKKEKLGLKTKSWQSFVIFGLIGQVSIVNSFCHAHTPLVISLTRTINGVWLGIIIGILLVSIVRRSTGERIRN
- a CDS encoding S41 family peptidase, translating into MFKKRKILWSLGLGLFLLFSLVIVNSKAIQGVVGKGGEIYEQIKLLSEVFTLVRDNYVEPVDAEKLIYGACEGIVSKLDPFSQFMDPTAHQMMKSETEGKFGGLGIRIAIREGRLIVATPLPRTPAYELGILPGDMIMKIEDKDTKDITLSEAVNLLRGKPGTKVTISIFREGEKDLIDFTITRAIIKIESVPDAKMLTDKIGYIELTEFSKETPNEFDKGWKKLRKQGMKSLILDLRYNPGGLLATAVEICRNFIGDGKLIVYTQGRSEEQVIKFFAEKKAKHEKLPLVILVNRGSASGSEIVAGCVQDWKRGIILGEKTFGKASVQSLMPLSDGSGLRLTTAKYYTPNGRLIHDIGIIPDIVVEVPLETMAKLMTQKEKIYGLPKEVKKEEEKEKIKDPQIERAKEILLAQERFSEIERGVEEILEGVEGDAQKEKEKEK
- a CDS encoding divergent polysaccharide deacetylase family protein, encoding MPRKRKKKKSKKVPRKKKKSKKIAVFIIITLALAGALYYYFKIRPVDYTNFSQQIDAVVNEELVKLGVTPKDLIKIYREEKKKDNVSWVSVTKEVRVSREIDMENYQKSLADSLRQIRAELYEVELSDKGDLLSMKIGKRSLVMQNLLLRYPLAKYRVSIVIDDLGQRKDLVKNFLRLDIPLNFAILPQLPYSTLLARELKNSGYETILHLPMEPEGYPETDPGLGALLVSMGSSQIESTILKDLKTVPGVSGVSNHEGSRFTANREKMKEALSVLKREGLFFFDSNTSVHSVGEEVARELGMPALSNHVFLDTKDEYKSVCRQLEKLRRRVLKSGTGIAIGHVQRKFTSDALSEYIPKFKEDGIEFVSLSELLKKQ